GCCTACTCCTGGAAATGTACCTCTACTTACTCCCTCTTGTGTCTCCCTGTGTGCGTTTTTAGGTCTCTGCAGagttgcttttttttttgttagctTATTTTCTAGTAATTTGTGTTTGCTGTGTGGATTATAGTACAATTTTGAAGGGAGATATGACCTGGTGAGATTCATAAAGACAATACAGAAAGCAGGCCTTTATGGCCATCTTCGTATTGGACCTTACATTTGCGCAGAGTGGAATTTTGGGTAACTAAAATTTCCCCTTCCTCTGAATCTAGCTTCCTCTCTTTCTGATTTTGGATGTTTCGCAACTGGGTTTTGTgttttaaccttttttttttttgcttgatTTTTGTTTACCAGTGATGCTAATTTGCATAGGTTAATTTTATTTGTAGAGGGTTTCCTGTTTGGCTGAAGTATGTCCCAGGCATCAGCTTTAGAACAGACAATGAGCCTTTCAAGGTTTCCTATCTTCGTCCCCGtttgtttttttattagtttatttcATGGTTCATCTCAATTGAATTATGTAATTAGTCAAAGCAGGACGATTGCAACTTGAGCAACATCTTGgattttacaatatttaatacCATTGTAATAAAGAACCTCATATGCTGTTGCAGAGAGCAATGCAAGGGTTCACTGAGAAGATTGTGGACCTGATGAAGAGTGAACATTTGTTTGAATCACAGGGTGGCCCCATTATACTCTCTCAGGTATTGTTTTGAGTACCCCATATAGTGGCATGTTCTGTTGTTACTTTTAGTTTAGTCTATCGAACTGTCTTGATGAGTTCAAATGCTAATTATAAGTTGATGATTGTGtagttaaaataagaaaaaagaggGAATAAATTCTTTAATCCTGGCAACAAGTTATGTTACTAATATGGAATCctgtttttcttctttttctttatattttttgtgAAATGTGCAGATTGAGAATGAGTATGGGTCAGAAAGTAAGCTACTTGGTGCTGCTGGTTATAATTATATGACTTGGGCAGCAAATATGGCACTCAAAACAGGAACTGGGGTGCCTTGGGTGATGTGCAAGGAAGAAGATGCTCCAGATCCAGTTGTAAGTAGTTTGAGACTTTACCAGTTGAAGATATAGAGTTGGTGTTTTTCTATTAAAGTTAATCCTACTGAATGAGTAATGACATGAgtccttaaatttttttttttttcaatcgaTAGATAAACACGTGCAATGGATTTTACTGTGATTATTTCTCCCCCAACAAACCATACAAGCCTACAATGTGGACTGAGGCTTGGAGTGGATGGTACGCCTTCCATGATTTGATTGGTTAGTTCAGATTTACCAATTTAGCATGAATtatattttaactaatttttcttcttttgaaataaattatgaaGGTTCACGGAGTTTGGTGGTCCAATTCACCAGCGTCCAGTTGAAGATTTGGCATTTGCCGTTGCTCGTTTCATACAGAAAGGAGGATCTTTTGTTAATTACTATATGGTCAGctcctttttttcattttaagcaTGGATAGAAGTTGGTATTTCTTCTTTTGTTGGTGAAACTTGTTTCCCATGTCATATGAAACAGTACCATGGAGGGACCAATTTTGGTCGCAGTGCTGGAGGTCCTTTCATTACTACCAGTTATGACTATGATGCGCCAATAGATGAATTTGGTAAGGATGATAATTTGTGATGTTTAAAACCAAGTTAATACTGTGAAGCAAATCAACTTGAGGGGTTGGTATTCCCAGTTCACTTCTAATGGGTGTAATACAGCTAATTGCTTCTACTGCACAATTGTGATAGGTTTGATCAGGCAGCCGAAATATGGTCATTTAAAGGAGCTTCATAGGTCTGTTAAGATGTGTGAACGAGCTTTAGTGTCAACTGATCCTGTTGTGACACAATTAGGGAGCTATCAACAGGTTTTCCCAACTCCTCGACACACTTTTTGTCCAGAAAGTTATGTAATTTAGTTATGTTTACATTTATGCAATTTCGCAGGCTCACATGTACTCTTCAGAATCAGGAGATTGTGCAGCTTTTCTTGCAAACTATGATAGAAAATCGACTACAAGGGTGTTATTCAATAATATGCACTATAACTTGCCACCTTGGTCCATCAGTATCCTTCCTGATTGCAGAAATGTGGTCTTTAATACTGCGAAGGTGTGCATTTTTTTCTGATTACCTAGTGTGACCATGACATGGCATAATTATTTGCTATCTCTAGTAAAAACTCATGCttcaaagaaaagaataagaaaaagaactcaaattttcaagaaaaaatttatttctgCTCCTCAGTTTTGGTTCTGTTACTTTGTAGGTTGGAGTTCAAACATCTCAACTGGAAATGTTGCCAGTAAATGCTGATATGCTTTCATGGGAGAGTTATAATGAGGATACTACATCTCTTGATGACAGCTCGACATTCACTGCTCTTGGTCTCTTGGAGCAGATAAATGTCACAAGGGATGCTAGTGATTACTTGTGGTACATCACTAGGTGAGACTGATTACCTCAGTGGCACTCCCATATGCTCACCTGGAGATTTTAGCATGTATTAATTGTTGGTTGATCTGCCgtgcttttcttttgcatcaaACAATATTAAAACCCAATCTTTTACCCGTGTCTTTTAACTCAGAATCTAGAGTCATATTAAGCAGTTATACTTATCTCATACTTCTCAATGTGCCTACAGTGTTGATATTGGTTCATCTGAATCCTTTCTACATGGAGGGGAACTTCCTACTCTCATTGTTCAATCAGCAGGCCATGCTGTGCATATCTTTGTTAATGGAGAACTTTCAGGTATATAAATGCACGATCTATATTTTATCTTCTAGAGTTGGCCATTTAATCTTATCAAGCATGCATCTTTCTAGGTTCTGCCTTTGGTACAAGGGAGAATAGGAGGTTTACATATACTGGAAAGGTCAATTTGCATGCTGGAAAAAACAAAATTGCATTGCTGAGCATTACTGTTGGATTGCAGGTTAGTTTCTCTTCCCTACCTTTGTTACTTGAGGATGGTGTAGTTCTTGTGATATTAGAGATATGACCTACCGTAAGAACTAGAAATCTGTACAACTAAATTGGATGCTTAGTGAACTTAAAATGCATGAGATAAATGCTTGTATTATGATAAGTTTTGGTATGGAAGTATAGCAAACTGAATAAGGTTGTGCATCTGAATGTGGGTTTGGTTCTCAGTAATAACTAgctgaaaataaataagaaactaGTTCCATGTATCAAGCCCAATCTACAGTAGCGTGTTGAACCTCCTATCAGCTTGATTCATTCACTTCTAATTTTGATAATAGATATTATATCCACTGTCTATAGGCGTTTGATGAATGTATCTTGTTTATTTGAAGAATGTGGGCGGACACTTTGAGACATGGAACACAGGAATACAAGGTCCAGTTGCACTGCATGGGCTTGACCAGGGAAAATGGGATTTAACCTGGCAAAGATGGACATATCAGGTTGTGGATTCTGACCTCTCTTATCTCAGTATTTTAATTCACACTGGTTGAAATCTTTCCCTGATTGCTATCTATTTAAACAGGTTGGGTTGAAAGGGGAAGCCATGAACCTAGTTTCTCCCAATAGTGTTTCCTCTGTTGGCTGGATGGCAGCATCATTAGTGGAACAAAGACAGCAACCATTAACATGGCATAAGGTATGAAATACGATATCAGGTTGTTGCATAAAATTACCATTTGTGTAGAAGATTCCAACTCAGTCTGTTTTAACTTTGTAGGCCTATTTCAATGCGCCTGATGGGGATGAACCGTTGGCTTTGGACATGGAGGGTATGGGAAAGGGCCAAATATGGATTAATGGGCAGAGCATAGGAAGATACTGGACTGCATATGCCACTGGTAATTGCAATGGGTGCAGCTATGAAGGAACATTCCGTCCTCCCAAGTGTCAGCTTGGTTGTGGTCAACCGACCCAGCGATGGTAATTACTCAAAAGACGGTGATATGCTGCAATTTTATAGGAAAAGAAATCATTTAGTGATAATAATTCAATTTGCAGGTACCATGTGCCTCGATCATGGTTGCAGCCAACCCAAAATCTCTTGGTAGTTTTTGAGGAACTTGGAGGAAATCCCTCTAGAATTTCTCTTGTGAAGAGATCAACGACCAGTGTGTGTGCTGAGGTAGCCGAGTTTCATCCAACTCTCAAGAATTGGCACATTGAGAGCTATGGAAGAGCAGAAGAGTTCCATAGCCCCAAGGTTCACCTGCGGTGTAGCGTAGGCCAATCTATTTCTTCCATTAAATTTGCAAGCTTTGGAACTCCTCTGGGAACTTGTGGGAGCTACCAGCAAGGACCTTGCCATGCTCCTGCTTCATATGATATCGTTGAGAAGGTAGTTTTAACATTACTCCATCGTTTCTAAAATCTATAAGCATATATTGTCTTCTCACCATGTATTGTTTCTTTTTCACAGAAGTGTATAGGGAAGCAGAGATGTACAGTCACCATATCCAACAGTAACTTTGGCCGAGATCCATGTCCAAATGTTTTGAAGCGGTTGTCCGTTGAAGCTGTCTGTGCTCCAACTAACTGGAGAGGTTAGACAGGGAAATATTGAGAAAATACTAATTTATATTGCATCTAGTATTTAACTACACATTACCAGCATGAACAATAGGGAAGACTACAGGAAAGGCTTTTTCTTATTTAGATAGGTTTAGCGCCACAGCTTTTAAAAGTTGGAGAAGCTGTGGCAAAAGGTGTTTGTTGCTCAAGGCAATTAGTGCTCCAAGTGGGCTAATGTACCACAGTAAATTAGAGGGTGTTAGATAGCAATTCCCTGGGTTCCTGCAATTTAGGGCCTAAGGTGAATTTGAATCCCCGGTCCCCACCCGTTTTAACTGGATGTGGGCACTGGGAAAAAGAGGTGTTTTAAGTTTTCTAGTGGTGTGGTTTGGTTAAATGTTTGTATCAGGTTTGATAAAATCAAACCCCGAGTTTGTTTATGTTGGGAGCGGATCCTGACCATTGTTGTGCAGTTTCCTGCAGAAATTTAGAAAAGCTTTTGTCTTCTGCATATTTTGCTAGTCTCCAGACTTCACTCTGTCCTGGAATTTTTTCCATTCATTTTCTGGGCACCCACCAGCTGCAAAAATTTactgaaagaaaaggaaaactttaGCACACCACTTTCAAGTTTGCTGGAGCAATTTTGAACATATTGTACATTGTATCGGTGTGGCAAATATTCCCATTCCATCGAAAGCGCAACCAGAAGATGACAACTTGAAAAGCAGAACAACAGCCCTAGATTAACCCAATAGCTCTCAAAGCTTTCAGTATCCGCCCCCTCTTATTGCATAACAGAAGTCTCAATCCCCTTGCCTTTTGCCCGAGGACAGAAAGCAAATGTATTAAGTGCCTAATCAGTTTGTATAACAAGCTCTACATGACAGACCAAGCTGCGAAGACTGCATTCCCGGTGGAAGAAGTGCAGAAATTCACCTCCTACTCCACCGTGCACCACGCCACTTCCAAGGCTAAACCAACCCCCAATTAACCTAAGCGGCAGTCTGCCCTAGACTCGTATGAATTTTGAAGATGCATAAACTCTAATTTATCAGGCAAATGAACATTATTTGCGACACATATGGAATATCTACACACCTTTCAAGCaaacataaattaagtaaaCCACTCCCAGTAACAGAATTCCATAGCAAGAATACACCAGAATGACACAGTAAACAATTTTTCTGCCATTACTGTTCGAGTTATTATCAAGAGAAGCAACATCTCAAAAATATTCATTAAAAACTTCAgacctttaattttaattttattataaaattggcaattctaataatataaatgtaaaataacaaaaaaaaccaTTTCAATATGTTCTTCTCTTCAACAAcatcaaataatttttgaaaaacagtTAAACCTTAATCCCAAACATGCTCTAACATTTTAAAAGAACACAAACTACTCATGGAAATAGTAAAAACACATGGAAATTAACATTTTCAAGCAGAAGCAGTAGCCATGTGCTTTGCTATAGTCTTCTGCAGTTCATCTTTATTTGCTCCCACTACCTTGTCCACAATACTTCCCTCTCTAAGGAATATGAAAGTTGGCATTGCTTCCACAGCCCAATCCTGAGCAACCGTCTGCGGACAAGAATATCAGTACTGATTAAGGTTTTCACTGCACAATTAG
The Manihot esculenta cultivar AM560-2 chromosome 1, M.esculenta_v8, whole genome shotgun sequence genome window above contains:
- the LOC110601654 gene encoding beta-galactosidase 3 → MGTSSVSMLLSLVCLVMCLGSQLIQCSVTYDSKAIVINGQRRILFSGSIHYPRSTPDMWEDLILKAKDGGIDVVETYVFWNVHEPTPGNYNFEGRYDLVRFIKTIQKAGLYGHLRIGPYICAEWNFGGFPVWLKYVPGISFRTDNEPFKRAMQGFTEKIVDLMKSEHLFESQGGPIILSQIENEYGSESKLLGAAGYNYMTWAANMALKTGTGVPWVMCKEEDAPDPVINTCNGFYCDYFSPNKPYKPTMWTEAWSGWFTEFGGPIHQRPVEDLAFAVARFIQKGGSFVNYYMYHGGTNFGRSAGGPFITTSYDYDAPIDEFGLIRQPKYGHLKELHRSVKMCERALVSTDPVVTQLGSYQQAHMYSSESGDCAAFLANYDRKSTTRVLFNNMHYNLPPWSISILPDCRNVVFNTAKVGVQTSQLEMLPVNADMLSWESYNEDTTSLDDSSTFTALGLLEQINVTRDASDYLWYITSVDIGSSESFLHGGELPTLIVQSAGHAVHIFVNGELSGSAFGTRENRRFTYTGKVNLHAGKNKIALLSITVGLQNVGGHFETWNTGIQGPVALHGLDQGKWDLTWQRWTYQVGLKGEAMNLVSPNSVSSVGWMAASLVEQRQQPLTWHKAYFNAPDGDEPLALDMEGMGKGQIWINGQSIGRYWTAYATGNCNGCSYEGTFRPPKCQLGCGQPTQRWYHVPRSWLQPTQNLLVVFEELGGNPSRISLVKRSTTSVCAEVAEFHPTLKNWHIESYGRAEEFHSPKVHLRCSVGQSISSIKFASFGTPLGTCGSYQQGPCHAPASYDIVEKKCIGKQRCTVTISNSNFGRDPCPNVLKRLSVEAVCAPTNWRG